A portion of the Glycine max cultivar Williams 82 chromosome 10, Glycine_max_v4.0, whole genome shotgun sequence genome contains these proteins:
- the LOC100778628 gene encoding uncharacterized protein produces the protein MDFFTRDINEDSMLRCPFLRNINEPTNFSFFSPLALPMPVRGAKGPIFEDGPNFDLAFRLFHGSDGVVPLSDRSFRPSEKKVQAEPPKSQFNPLAAKAATISLSSFGFGGAFGFDAFSEKWNNQKRKSKSSKNEPSSQDGSKHEANNDWLQNGNCPIAKSYRAVSNVLPLVAKVIQPPPGIKYKCPQAVVAARAAIARTAFAKNLRPQSLPTKVLVIGMLGMAANVPLGIWREHTKKFSPTWFAAVHAAVPFIAMLRKSVLMPKSAMAFTIAASVLGQVIGSRAERYRLKAVAAKKVSITETSGVGPLLLPVATTKDKHCGDAVDWKAVSLQLAATSPTDVFC, from the exons ATGGACTTCTTTACTAGAGACATAAATGAGGACTCTATGCTTAGATGTCCATTCTTGAGGAACATCAATGAGCCTACTAACTTCTCATTCTTTTCACCTTTGGCTTTACCAATGCCT GTTCGTGGAGCTAAAGGTCCAATTTTTGAAGATGGTCCCAATTTTGATTTGGCATTTAGGCTTTTCCACGGGAGTGATGGTGTAGTACCCTTATCTGACAGATCTTTTCGGCCTTCTGAGAAGAAAGTACAGGCAGAACCTCCCAAATCCCAATTCAATCCTTTAGCTGCAAAGGCAGCAACTATTAGTCTGTCATCATTTGGATTTGGCGGGGCTTTCGGTTTTGATGCATTTTCTGAGAAGTGGAACAACCagaaaagaaaatccaaatcATCAAAAAATGAACCTTCTTCACAG GATGGTTCAAAGCATGAGGCCAACAATGATTGGCTTCAAAATGGTAACTGCCCCATTGCAAAGTCATACCGAGCAGTTAGTAATGTCCTTCCACTTGTTGCAAAGGTCATTCAGCCTCCTCCAGGCATAAAATACAAGTGCCCACAAGCAGTAGTTGCAGCGCGGGCAGCTATTGCACGCACTGCATTTGCAAAGAACCTCCGTCCTCAGTCCCTGCCTACGAAGGTCCTCGTGATTGGGATGCTGGGCATGGCGGCTAACGTTCCCTTGGGTATATGGCGGGAACATACTAAGAAATTTTCGCCGACATGGTTTGCTGCAGTCCATGCAGCTGTTCCATTCATAGCAATGCTAAGGAAGTCTGTCTTGATGCCTAAATCAGCAATGGCATTTACTATCGCGGCATCGGTGTTGGGGCAAGTAATTGGTTCGAGAGCTGAGAGGTACAGGCTGAAGGCAGTTGCTGCAAAAAAGGTGTCTATAACTGAAACCTCTGGTGTTGGTCCTCTCCTGTTACCAGTGGCTACTACAAAAGACAAGCACTGTGGTGATGCTGTGGATTGGAAAGCAGTTTCTCTTCAGCTGGCAGCAACTTCACCAACTGATGtattttgttga